Proteins from a genomic interval of Flammeovirgaceae bacterium SG7u.111:
- a CDS encoding DUF1611 domain-containing protein has protein sequence MDGNAIVLTNGQLDHYSAKTAHGLIRGTERYKIVGVIDPEFVGKDAGEVLDGKCRDIPVFSSVKDFLKNGEEEAQYCIMGIASKGGVMPEELIPELKDALNGGVSLVSGLHECLSDNPEIAEMAAKKGLEIIDIRKPKSFKELHFWKGKISKVTCPKIAVLGTDCNMGKRTTARFIKEALVENGFKAEMIYTGQTGWMQGNKYGFIFDSTLNDFISGEIEHAIVSCFDAENPDAILLEGQSALRNPSGPCGAEFIISGETNAVVLQHDPDRTYFHGCEGYKNTIPSLAEEIELIKTYGAPTIAVTLNTKTMSNEDAESFRAKAEEELGIPVILPLKGVDRLGQVVSDFVKNFK, from the coding sequence ATGGATGGGAATGCTATCGTATTAACAAACGGACAATTGGATCATTACAGCGCCAAGACTGCGCATGGGTTGATCAGAGGAACGGAACGCTACAAAATAGTAGGAGTAATTGATCCTGAATTTGTAGGAAAAGATGCAGGCGAGGTATTGGATGGAAAGTGTAGGGATATTCCTGTTTTTTCTTCAGTAAAGGATTTTTTGAAAAATGGTGAGGAAGAAGCCCAGTACTGCATTATGGGTATTGCCAGCAAAGGAGGCGTAATGCCTGAAGAACTCATTCCTGAGCTGAAAGACGCCTTGAATGGTGGTGTGTCATTGGTGAGTGGCTTGCACGAATGCCTTTCGGATAATCCTGAAATAGCTGAGATGGCTGCCAAAAAAGGGCTAGAAATTATAGATATCCGTAAGCCAAAATCCTTCAAAGAACTTCATTTTTGGAAAGGGAAAATAAGTAAAGTGACTTGCCCGAAAATTGCCGTATTAGGTACAGACTGCAACATGGGCAAAAGGACGACGGCTAGGTTCATAAAAGAAGCCTTGGTGGAAAATGGTTTCAAGGCGGAGATGATTTATACAGGGCAAACAGGTTGGATGCAGGGAAACAAATACGGATTCATTTTTGACTCAACGCTCAACGATTTTATTTCAGGAGAAATAGAGCATGCCATTGTGAGCTGCTTTGATGCTGAAAACCCAGATGCTATCTTATTGGAAGGGCAATCTGCACTCAGAAACCCGTCAGGACCTTGCGGAGCGGAGTTTATTATTTCAGGAGAAACCAATGCCGTAGTTCTGCAGCACGACCCAGACAGAACCTACTTCCATGGGTGCGAAGGGTATAAAAATACCATTCCCTCTTTGGCGGAAGAAATAGAGTTGATCAAAACCTATGGAGCGCCTACCATTGCGGTTACGCTCAATACTAAAACGATGAGCAATGAAGACGCGGAAAGCTTTAGGGCTAAAGCCGAAGAAGAGTTGGGCATCCCAGTGATTTTACCGCTCAAAGGAGTGGATAGACTTGGGCAGGTAGTATCGGATTTTGTGAAAAATTTTAAGTAG
- a CDS encoding ABC transporter ATP-binding protein: protein MKELAYLNKYFLKYKFRLLLGVACVTLANIFAIFPAQMVRYAFDLVNETLQVYPMFEGSGFQQEFYEEFGYIVLFYGILIVVMAFIRGGFLFLMRQTIIVVSRYVEYDLKNEIFNHYQALSMSFYKRNNTGDLMARISEDVSRVRMYLGPAVMYGINLTVTCVLVIGYMLTVNVKLTLYALAPLPILSISIYYVNTLINKRSEAIQEGLSDMSTFVQEAFSGIRVLKAFAREADSLHNFEKESDDYKVKSLRLAMVNALFFPLMLGLIGLSTILTVYVGGVEVINGAITPGNIAEFIIYVNLLTWPVTALGWVTSIIQRAAASQKRINEFLNTPNDIVSEKNLQKDVQGRIKFENVSFDYPDSGIKALKNVSFEVENGETLAVLGTTGSGKSTIANLLCRLYDTTGGEIYVDETPIAEYNINKLRSHIGYVPQDVFLFSDTIENNIAFGANDLKSEDIMKAVKDADLYNSIESFNKGLETMVGERGITLSGGQKQRVSIARAIVRKPEILILDDCLSAVDTKTENAILNNLKSIMEARTSIIISHRVSSAKLADKIIVLDGGEVKETGTHEELMMRNGTYKELYDKQLQTEEEQGA, encoded by the coding sequence TTGAAAGAATTAGCCTACTTAAATAAGTATTTTCTCAAGTATAAATTTCGCTTATTGCTCGGTGTAGCTTGCGTAACCCTTGCCAACATATTTGCGATTTTCCCTGCCCAAATGGTGCGTTACGCCTTCGATTTGGTGAACGAGACCTTACAAGTGTATCCTATGTTTGAAGGGAGTGGATTTCAACAAGAGTTTTACGAAGAGTTTGGGTACATCGTCCTTTTCTACGGAATTCTGATTGTGGTGATGGCTTTTATACGTGGCGGTTTTTTGTTCCTCATGCGCCAGACCATCATTGTAGTATCGAGGTATGTTGAATACGATCTGAAAAATGAAATATTCAACCATTACCAAGCCTTGTCCATGAGTTTTTACAAACGAAATAACACGGGTGACTTGATGGCGAGGATTTCGGAAGACGTAAGTAGGGTGAGGATGTATTTGGGACCTGCGGTGATGTACGGTATCAATCTTACCGTAACCTGTGTTTTGGTAATCGGCTATATGCTTACTGTAAATGTGAAGCTTACTTTGTATGCGCTTGCACCACTTCCGATACTTTCAATCAGCATTTATTATGTAAATACGCTTATAAACAAGCGCTCAGAAGCTATTCAGGAAGGGCTTTCCGATATGTCTACTTTTGTACAAGAAGCATTTTCGGGTATAAGAGTGTTGAAAGCTTTTGCCAGAGAGGCGGATTCTTTGCACAATTTTGAAAAAGAAAGTGACGATTATAAAGTGAAGTCCCTTCGCTTGGCGATGGTAAATGCCCTATTTTTCCCACTTATGTTGGGGCTAATTGGGCTGAGTACCATTCTTACGGTGTATGTGGGAGGGGTAGAAGTGATCAACGGGGCGATTACACCGGGAAACATTGCCGAGTTTATCATTTATGTCAATTTGCTTACTTGGCCAGTAACGGCTCTTGGTTGGGTAACTAGTATTATCCAGCGAGCGGCGGCTTCGCAAAAAAGAATCAATGAGTTTTTGAACACACCAAATGATATTGTTTCTGAAAAGAACCTTCAGAAGGATGTACAGGGTAGAATTAAGTTTGAAAATGTATCCTTCGATTATCCGGATTCGGGGATAAAGGCACTAAAAAATGTGAGTTTTGAAGTAGAAAATGGGGAAACACTGGCTGTTTTGGGAACAACTGGTTCGGGAAAAAGCACCATTGCCAACTTGCTTTGCCGCCTCTATGATACTACAGGAGGTGAAATTTATGTAGATGAAACACCGATTGCCGAATACAATATCAACAAGCTGCGTAGCCATATAGGTTATGTTCCTCAAGATGTTTTCCTCTTTTCGGACACAATAGAAAATAATATCGCTTTTGGAGCCAATGATTTGAAGTCAGAAGATATTATGAAGGCGGTGAAAGATGCTGACCTTTATAATAGCATCGAATCATTTAATAAGGGCTTAGAAACGATGGTTGGTGAGCGGGGTATTACCCTTTCGGGAGGGCAAAAGCAACGTGTCTCCATAGCAAGAGCGATTGTGAGAAAACCAGAAATTTTGATCTTGGACGATTGCCTTTCGGCGGTAGATACCAAAACAGAAAATGCGATTCTCAACAATCTGAAATCCATCATGGAAGCGAGGACTTCTATTATTATTTCCCACAGGGTTTCCTCGGCTAAGCTGGCAGATAAAATTATAGTGCTAGATGGCGGAGAAGTAAAAGAAACAGGGACTCACGAGGAACTGATGATGCGAAATGGGACATACAAAGAGCTTTACGATAAGCAATTGCAAACAGAAGAAGAGCAAGGGGCGTAG
- the thrA gene encoding bifunctional aspartate kinase/homoserine dehydrogenase I: MKVLKFGGTSVGSPEIIKQVIKIVKPATLKEKVVVVVSAFGGVTDQLIAISRQAAEGDATYKELYKAIEHRHIDAIKELVHARKQSGLLADIKYLFNELDDILHGVYLVRELSPKMQDFILSFGERLSARIISEAFKEQDVNTEFADARNFIRTNRIFGNADVDFEVTNKQIVEYFKNTDITLQIVPGFVASTDQGETSTLGRGGSDYTASILAAALNADLLEIWTDVNGMMTSDPKKVKKAFTIPEISYEEAMEISYFGAKVIYPPSIQPAYNKRIPIAVKNTYDPEGADTLINTNAPDGKRPIRGISSMKDVSLITLFGSGMIGVTGTAKRLFNCLADAKINVIMISQASSEHSITIAVKELEAYAAAKLIREEFEEEIAASRIEDVKVENGLSVVAVVGKNMKNTPGISGKLFSSLGKNGINVLTIAQGASELNISFVINRSDESKALNVIHEAFFLSDTKVLNIFVAGATGLIGTTLVKQIKAHSEWLKSNNAIDVKLAGLINTKKMLISEEGIDLDNYKEILGSSDSDADLPKFVEEMKKANLPNSVFVDATASADVSEQYAKVLNSSISIVTPNKLACSGSMEYYKELKELSHKRGAKFLFETNVGAGLPVIGTLNDLVHSGDKILKIEAILSGTLNFIFNTVSSERKMSDVVVEARENGFTEPDPRIDLSGSDVARKILILSRELGYDMNIDEVEMKPFIPEKYFEADSVEQFLKNLEEFDGIFEADRSKLDAKEQKYRVIAKLENGKASISLNTYDKGDSFYAAAGSDNIILYTTERYLEQPLMIKGPGAGAEVTAAGVFADIIRVVA; encoded by the coding sequence ATGAAGGTACTCAAATTTGGAGGGACATCAGTAGGGTCTCCGGAAATCATTAAGCAGGTAATTAAAATTGTAAAACCTGCTACGCTCAAAGAAAAAGTTGTGGTGGTAGTATCTGCTTTTGGAGGGGTCACGGACCAGCTAATTGCCATTAGCCGACAAGCGGCCGAAGGTGACGCTACGTATAAGGAGCTTTACAAAGCCATTGAACATAGGCACATCGATGCCATAAAAGAACTCGTACACGCGCGCAAGCAAAGCGGTTTGCTAGCCGATATAAAATACCTTTTCAACGAGCTGGACGATATTCTTCACGGGGTATACCTAGTGAGAGAACTCAGCCCAAAAATGCAAGATTTCATTTTGAGCTTTGGCGAAAGGCTTTCGGCAAGAATTATAAGCGAAGCTTTCAAAGAACAGGATGTAAATACTGAATTTGCCGATGCTCGGAATTTCATTCGCACCAACCGAATTTTTGGAAATGCCGATGTTGATTTCGAAGTTACCAACAAGCAAATTGTTGAGTACTTTAAAAATACAGATATTACGCTACAAATAGTGCCAGGTTTTGTGGCAAGTACAGATCAGGGAGAAACCAGTACATTAGGAAGAGGCGGCTCAGACTATACCGCTTCTATTTTGGCAGCGGCCCTCAACGCCGATTTGCTAGAAATCTGGACGGATGTAAACGGCATGATGACTTCTGACCCTAAAAAGGTGAAGAAAGCATTTACCATCCCAGAGATTTCCTACGAAGAGGCAATGGAAATTTCCTACTTTGGGGCGAAGGTAATCTACCCACCAAGCATCCAGCCTGCGTACAACAAGCGCATCCCTATTGCAGTAAAAAACACCTACGATCCTGAAGGTGCTGACACACTTATCAACACCAATGCGCCTGACGGCAAAAGACCGATCAGAGGTATTTCTTCTATGAAAGACGTATCGCTCATTACCCTCTTTGGTAGCGGGATGATTGGGGTAACGGGTACGGCAAAAAGGCTTTTCAACTGCCTTGCCGATGCCAAGATCAACGTTATCATGATTTCCCAAGCATCTTCCGAGCACTCTATCACTATTGCGGTGAAAGAACTGGAAGCTTATGCAGCAGCCAAACTGATCAGAGAAGAGTTTGAAGAAGAAATAGCAGCGAGCAGAATTGAAGACGTGAAAGTGGAGAACGGGCTTTCGGTGGTGGCCGTAGTTGGTAAAAACATGAAAAACACGCCAGGTATCTCAGGAAAGCTATTTAGCTCTTTGGGGAAAAATGGCATTAATGTGCTCACCATTGCTCAAGGCGCTTCGGAACTAAACATATCCTTCGTAATCAACCGCTCGGACGAAAGCAAAGCCTTGAACGTAATCCATGAGGCATTTTTCCTATCCGACACCAAAGTGCTCAATATATTTGTTGCAGGGGCTACTGGCCTGATAGGAACTACACTGGTAAAACAAATAAAAGCACATTCCGAATGGCTCAAGTCAAACAACGCCATTGACGTGAAGCTTGCCGGACTTATCAACACTAAAAAAATGTTGATTTCTGAAGAGGGAATTGACCTAGATAACTATAAAGAAATTTTGGGCAGCTCAGACTCTGATGCGGATTTACCAAAATTCGTTGAGGAAATGAAAAAGGCTAATTTGCCCAACTCCGTATTTGTAGATGCTACGGCAAGTGCAGACGTTTCGGAGCAATATGCAAAAGTCCTCAATTCGAGTATTTCCATCGTAACGCCTAACAAGCTTGCTTGCTCGGGAAGCATGGAGTATTACAAGGAATTGAAAGAACTGAGCCACAAACGTGGGGCTAAATTCTTGTTTGAAACCAACGTAGGCGCTGGCTTGCCTGTAATAGGCACGCTCAATGACCTTGTGCACAGCGGAGATAAAATCTTGAAAATAGAGGCGATTCTCTCAGGTACGCTCAACTTCATTTTCAACACCGTGAGCAGCGAAAGGAAAATGAGCGATGTGGTGGTAGAAGCTAGGGAAAATGGCTTTACCGAACCCGACCCACGAATTGACCTCAGCGGATCAGACGTTGCCCGTAAGATCTTAATCTTGAGCAGGGAACTCGGCTACGACATGAACATCGACGAGGTGGAGATGAAACCATTTATTCCTGAAAAGTATTTTGAAGCAGATAGCGTGGAGCAATTCCTCAAAAACCTAGAGGAATTTGATGGTATTTTTGAAGCAGATCGCTCAAAACTCGATGCCAAAGAGCAGAAGTACCGTGTGATAGCTAAGTTGGAAAACGGCAAAGCCTCCATCAGCCTGAACACCTACGACAAAGGAGATTCCTTTTACGCAGCAGCGGGCAGCGACAACATTATCTTGTACACCACCGAAAGGTACTTGGAGCAACCACTAATGATAAAAGGTCCTGGCGCTGGAGCAGAAGTAACCGCAGCAGGCGTATTTGCGGATATTATCCGTGTGGTGGCGTAG
- a CDS encoding homoserine kinase, with product MSESVKVFSPATVANVACGFDILGLSLQYPGDEIVVRKTDTPGIKIINSTEYKEIPENPLKNTASVAMQAFLDHLGSEQGFEMEILKKIKPGSGIGSSAASSAAGVFAANHLLGSPLSRKELVQFAMAGEAAACGSPHADNVAPALLGGFALIRSYNPLDVVTLPYPEDLYCTIIHPQIEVKTADARRILRKEIALKDAVVQWGNIAGLVAGLFNSDYELIGRSLEDVVIEPIRSILIPGYEDAKKAAIEAGALGCSISGSGPSMFSLSKSEEAAKATSDAIQAVFEKLDIETNNYISKINPVGISIIS from the coding sequence ATGAGCGAATCGGTAAAAGTATTTTCCCCCGCCACCGTGGCAAACGTAGCCTGTGGTTTTGATATTTTGGGTCTTTCCCTCCAGTATCCTGGAGATGAGATAGTGGTGAGGAAAACGGACACCCCCGGTATCAAAATCATCAACAGTACGGAGTATAAGGAAATCCCCGAAAATCCGCTCAAGAATACCGCATCGGTTGCCATGCAAGCTTTTCTCGACCACCTCGGAAGTGAGCAAGGTTTCGAGATGGAAATTTTGAAAAAAATAAAGCCCGGAAGCGGAATTGGTTCGAGCGCCGCCAGTTCGGCTGCGGGAGTATTTGCCGCCAACCATTTGCTAGGCAGTCCGCTTAGCAGAAAAGAATTGGTACAATTTGCCATGGCAGGAGAAGCGGCGGCTTGCGGTTCGCCCCATGCCGATAATGTTGCCCCTGCCCTGTTGGGTGGCTTTGCCCTCATCAGAAGCTACAACCCGCTCGACGTGGTGACATTGCCCTATCCAGAAGATTTATATTGCACCATTATCCATCCTCAAATAGAGGTAAAAACGGCTGATGCCCGAAGGATTCTCCGCAAGGAAATAGCCTTGAAAGATGCCGTGGTTCAGTGGGGAAACATTGCGGGATTGGTAGCAGGGCTTTTCAACAGCGACTACGAACTGATTGGCAGGTCTTTGGAAGATGTGGTGATCGAGCCCATCCGCTCGATTTTGATTCCTGGCTACGAAGATGCAAAAAAAGCGGCGATTGAAGCAGGCGCTTTAGGCTGTAGCATTTCTGGCTCAGGTCCTTCCATGTTCTCACTTAGCAAGTCAGAAGAAGCGGCAAAAGCGACTTCAGATGCCATCCAAGCTGTTTTTGAGAAGTTGGACATCGAAACCAACAATTACATTTCCAAAATCAACCCTGTTGGCATTTCCATTATTTCTTAA
- the thrC gene encoding threonine synthase, which translates to MKYYSTNQKAPLSDLSSAVLKGLAPDKGLYMPEQIPALPESFFKNLPNLSLAEIGTAVSEALFGEDVSKAKLQEICEDALNFDVPLVMLNDKVGSLELFHGPTCAFKDVGARFMSRMMAHFIEKREKDTYVLTATSGDTGSAVASGFFNVEGIKVVLLYPKGKVSHIQEQQLTTYGGNITAVEIDGTFDDCQRLVKDAFVDDDLNAKLTLTSANSINLARFLPQSFYYFHAFAQLGEKAKDVVFSVPSGNFGNLTAGLFAYKMGLPIKRFIAATNVNDVVPSYLNSGIFEARASVKTIANAMDVGNPSNFVRMLEIYKHSHPAMQAEITGFTQTDAQIRETMERIYKKHGYTADPHGAVGYAALEELQEEGETGIFLETAHPAKFMDVVEETLNTKVEIPERLQAFLKKEKKATPLSTEYADFKGFLEGLA; encoded by the coding sequence ATGAAATACTATAGCACAAACCAAAAAGCCCCTCTCAGCGATTTGTCATCGGCTGTGTTGAAAGGGCTTGCCCCCGACAAAGGATTGTATATGCCCGAGCAAATCCCTGCTCTTCCCGAATCATTTTTTAAGAATTTGCCTAACCTCAGCCTTGCCGAAATAGGCACAGCGGTATCTGAGGCACTTTTTGGTGAGGATGTTTCCAAAGCCAAGTTGCAAGAGATTTGCGAAGATGCACTCAACTTCGATGTGCCCTTGGTAATGCTCAACGACAAAGTCGGAAGCCTTGAACTTTTCCACGGCCCTACTTGCGCTTTCAAAGATGTAGGGGCGAGGTTTATGTCGAGGATGATGGCGCATTTCATCGAAAAAAGGGAGAAAGATACCTACGTTCTGACTGCTACTTCGGGCGATACGGGTTCTGCCGTAGCCAGTGGTTTTTTCAATGTGGAAGGAATAAAAGTGGTGTTGCTTTACCCAAAGGGAAAAGTGAGCCACATACAAGAACAGCAGTTGACCACTTACGGTGGAAATATCACCGCTGTAGAAATTGACGGCACGTTCGACGATTGCCAGCGATTGGTAAAAGATGCATTTGTGGACGATGACCTCAATGCAAAACTGACCCTGACCTCTGCCAACTCCATCAACTTGGCAAGGTTCTTACCCCAGTCTTTTTATTATTTCCATGCTTTTGCCCAGTTGGGAGAAAAAGCAAAAGACGTGGTTTTCTCTGTACCAAGCGGAAACTTTGGCAACCTCACCGCAGGGCTTTTTGCCTACAAAATGGGCTTGCCTATCAAGCGGTTCATCGCTGCTACCAATGTGAACGATGTAGTGCCTAGCTACCTCAACAGTGGTATTTTTGAAGCGAGGGCTTCGGTAAAAACTATTGCCAATGCCATGGACGTGGGCAACCCGAGCAACTTCGTCCGTATGTTGGAAATTTATAAGCACTCGCACCCTGCCATGCAAGCCGAGATTACGGGCTTCACCCAAACCGATGCGCAGATTAGGGAAACCATGGAACGCATTTACAAGAAACACGGCTACACCGCCGACCCACACGGGGCAGTTGGCTACGCTGCTTTGGAAGAGTTGCAGGAAGAAGGAGAAACAGGTATTTTCCTAGAAACTGCCCACCCAGCCAAGTTTATGGACGTAGTAGAAGAAACGCTAAACACCAAAGTAGAAATCCCTGAAAGGCTGCAAGCTTTCTTGAAAAAAGAGAAAAAAGCAACTCCTCTTTCTACGGAATATGCTGACTTTAAAGGCTTTTTGGAAGGATTGGCGTAA
- a CDS encoding DUF3592 domain-containing protein, producing the protein MNEEEIIFYCITIAALGFGVYNFLRLAYVKKNWVRVDDAIVQELIKKSGGNSTSILYYPVIRFQTLKKESKTVTSSIGYFPAYLTEGDYVTIYYDPHYPMDIVIEKYKIIFGGIGIIASVFLTILFF; encoded by the coding sequence ATGAATGAAGAAGAGATAATATTTTACTGTATAACAATTGCTGCGTTAGGTTTTGGAGTATATAACTTTCTACGTCTAGCTTATGTAAAAAAGAATTGGGTAAGAGTTGATGATGCTATAGTACAGGAACTAATTAAAAAAAGTGGAGGAAATAGCACAAGTATTCTTTATTACCCAGTAATTAGGTTTCAGACATTAAAGAAAGAGTCGAAGACTGTTACTAGTTCGATTGGTTATTTTCCTGCATACTTAACGGAAGGTGATTATGTGACAATTTATTATGATCCACATTATCCTATGGATATAGTCATTGAGAAATATAAAATTATATTTGGAGGGATTGGGATAATAGCAAGTGTATTTCTAACGATTCTATTTTTTTAA
- a CDS encoding chloride channel protein, producing MRKFHIRTAISSKLERALTWKIRYISEKNFVFIISGIVGIVAGLAAVALKQSVHFIQHKLTSETFSYSYLQIVLPMLGLLITIFLARILYKEAQLGHAITDILYSISKKSGIIGKSKMYSRMVTSAFTVGLGGSAGLESPIVLTGSAIGSNIAQLVNMNYKMRTLMIGCGTAGVISAIFNAPIAGLIFSLEVILFDISVASFIPLLMASVSATMVSLVLLGEDALFSFRLLDTFNAFDIPLYIALGVVCGFISRYFTDFLHWMEMIFERIKNGTNRALVGGVLLCLAIFLFPAVYGEGYLFIKDMLNGNTAGLLDKMLFFKSADTNSWTFFGYLVALILVKTIASAITISAGGSGGTFAPSFFLGGVTGYSFAKFINLSGLAFISESNFALVGMCGVLCGVQYAPLTAIFLIAELTGGYTLFIPLMIVSAISYSTVTYFNANSPYIRDLMHRGEYVQNGQDMQVLGNLSINKIIEREFKAVPVDGKLKDMVKSISVSKRNIFPVLNEDGGLEGIVTLDDVRDIMFNPEKQKEVDIADIMELPPNYVEYGESMQSVMHKFETSQAWNLPVIRKGKYEGFVSKSRIFNVYREQVIKQQKK from the coding sequence GTGCGAAAATTTCACATACGAACTGCCATATCGAGCAAGCTAGAAAGAGCTTTAACTTGGAAAATACGCTATATTTCCGAAAAGAACTTTGTATTCATCATAAGTGGTATAGTAGGGATCGTGGCTGGCTTGGCCGCCGTGGCGCTTAAGCAGTCGGTACATTTTATTCAGCACAAGCTCACTTCCGAGACCTTTAGCTACAGTTATCTTCAGATAGTGCTGCCCATGCTAGGGCTTCTGATCACTATTTTCCTAGCCCGAATTCTGTACAAAGAGGCCCAGTTGGGGCATGCGATTACCGATATTTTATACTCCATCTCCAAAAAATCGGGGATAATCGGTAAAAGCAAAATGTATTCGCGGATGGTGACCAGCGCCTTTACCGTCGGGCTTGGCGGCTCTGCAGGGTTGGAGTCTCCCATAGTGCTTACGGGTTCGGCTATTGGATCCAACATAGCCCAGCTGGTAAACATGAACTATAAAATGCGTACACTCATGATCGGCTGTGGTACGGCAGGGGTTATTTCTGCTATTTTCAATGCACCCATTGCCGGCCTGATCTTTAGCCTCGAAGTTATTCTATTCGATATTTCTGTAGCCAGTTTCATTCCCCTGCTCATGGCTTCGGTAAGTGCTACAATGGTATCGTTAGTCTTGCTGGGCGAGGATGCGCTTTTCTCTTTCAGGTTATTAGATACGTTCAACGCCTTTGATATTCCGCTTTACATCGCACTTGGAGTAGTATGCGGGTTTATTTCGAGGTACTTCACCGATTTCCTCCACTGGATGGAAATGATATTTGAGAGGATAAAAAATGGTACTAACAGGGCTTTGGTTGGTGGTGTTTTGCTTTGCTTGGCCATATTTCTTTTCCCCGCAGTGTATGGCGAAGGTTATCTTTTTATAAAAGATATGCTCAATGGAAATACCGCGGGCTTATTAGATAAAATGCTCTTTTTTAAGAGTGCCGATACCAATAGCTGGACTTTCTTTGGCTACCTCGTTGCCCTAATTTTGGTAAAAACCATCGCCTCTGCCATTACGATTTCGGCAGGAGGCAGCGGTGGAACATTTGCCCCCTCTTTTTTCCTAGGTGGGGTTACGGGCTATTCTTTTGCCAAATTCATCAACCTTTCAGGTTTAGCCTTTATTTCCGAAAGCAACTTTGCTTTGGTGGGGATGTGCGGCGTACTTTGCGGTGTGCAATATGCCCCGCTCACCGCTATTTTCCTCATAGCCGAGCTTACGGGAGGCTACACGCTCTTCATTCCACTTATGATCGTTTCGGCTATTTCCTATTCTACCGTTACCTATTTCAATGCAAACTCGCCCTACATCCGCGATCTGATGCATCGAGGGGAATACGTGCAAAATGGACAGGATATGCAGGTGTTGGGGAATTTGAGCATCAATAAAATTATTGAAAGGGAATTTAAAGCAGTTCCTGTTGATGGAAAATTGAAAGACATGGTGAAGTCCATCAGCGTGAGCAAACGAAATATTTTCCCCGTACTAAACGAAGATGGAGGCTTGGAAGGAATAGTCACCCTCGACGATGTGCGGGACATCATGTTCAACCCCGAAAAGCAGAAAGAAGTAGATATCGCCGATATTATGGAGCTTCCTCCCAACTATGTGGAATACGGCGAGAGTATGCAATCCGTTATGCACAAATTTGAAACCTCCCAAGCCTGGAACCTACCCGTAATCCGCAAGGGAAAATACGAAGGTTTCGTCTCCAAATCCCGCATTTTCAACGTGTACCGAGAGCAAGTGATTAAGCAGCAGAAGAAGTAG